Proteins encoded together in one Balaenoptera ricei isolate mBalRic1 chromosome 2, mBalRic1.hap2, whole genome shotgun sequence window:
- the AKAP5 gene encoding A-kinase anchor protein 5 translates to MEITVPEIQVESKDEKRSAEVSPQNERQEEKASTLCFKRRKKAAKAMKPSAGSEAADAARKCSPEAGASDQPEPPGGAWASIKRLVTRSKRSDSSKQQKPFEAKVQPEINAEDDHSKKRAKSRLKIPCIKFSKGEKRSNHSKIIEDSDCSIKVQREAGSLDTKTLTQSDDQAAKTKSKQDVREDVSQKGSDEVCESNVNNSVTSPGEKVISVELELDTGHSAIQTGTLILEKDIEMLEEKQSIQPQQASPLEISDTEHQLPVVSDVPPSPAVPDQQILEEARNSILESGPDWKDRESKETVAEESKPKDTELSQESDFQVNEITAEKPKPEESKRMEPIAIIITDTEISEFDVKKSRNVPKQFLISIENEQVGVFANDSGFESRTSEQYETLLIETASSLVKNAIQLSIEQLVNEMASDDNAKSNLLQ, encoded by the coding sequence AGAGATCAGCAGAAGTTAGTCCTCAGAAtgagaggcaggaggaaaaagCATCGACACTTTGCttcaagagaagaaagaaagcagcCAAAGCAATGAAGCCCAGTGCTGGCTCCGAAGCTGCTGATGCAGCAAGGAAGTGTTCCCCAGAAGCAGGAGCCTCTGATCAGCCAGAGCCCCCCGGGGGGGCCTGGGCCTCCATCAAACGCCTTGTAACGCGCAGCAAAAGGTCAGATTCTTCAAAGCAGCAAAAGCCCTTTGAGGCCAAAGTGCAACCTGAAATCAATGCTGAGGATGATCATTCTAAAAAAAGGGCAAAGTCCAGACTCAAGATTCCCTGTATAAAATTCTcaaaaggggagaaaagaagTAATCATTCCAAAATTATAGAAGACTCAGACTGCAGTATCAAAGTCCAACGAGAGGCTGGAAGTTTGGATACAAAAACTCTGACCCAATCAGATGACCAGGCAGCAAAGACCAAGTCGAAGCAGGATGTAAGGGAAGATGTCTCACAGAAAGGGAGTGATGAGGTCTGTGAATCAAATGTGAACAACAGCGTAACTTCTCCTGGAGAGAAAGTGATTTCAGTAGAACTTGAGTTAGATACAGGGCATTCTGCTATTCAAACAGGAACTCTAATCCTTGAAAAAGACATTGAAATGCTTGAGGAAAAACAAAGCATTCAACCTCAGCAAGCAAGCCCACTGGAAATTTCAGACACAGAACACCAGCTCCCAGTGGTTTCTGATGTTCCTCCCTCACCTGCAGTCCCAGATCAACAAATTCTGGAAGAAGCCAGAAACAGTATCCTAGAAAGTGGACCAGACTGGAAAGACCGTGAAAGTAAAGAGACTGTTGCTGAGGAGAGTAAGCCGAAAGATACTGAACTGAGCCAGGAATCAGATTTTCAAGTAAATGAAATCACTGCAGAAAAACCCAAAccagaagaaagcaaaagaatggaGCCAATTGCTATTATTATCACAGACACTGAAATCAGTGAATTTGATGTTAAGAAATCTAGAAATGTCCCTAAGCAATTCTTAATTTCAATCGAAAATGAGCAAGTGGGGGTTTTTGCTAATGATAGTGGTTTTGAGAGTAGAACTTCAGAACAATATGAAACACTCTTAATAGAAACAGCTTCTTCTCTTGTCAAGAATGCTATCCAGTTGTCTATAGAACAGCTGGTTAATGAAATGGCCTCTGATGATAATGCAAAAAGCAATCTTCTACAGTGA